TAGCGAGTGTCGTACAGAATCGTGATTCCCGACGCAAACGCCACACATGCACCGACTTATGCACATTTATCCATCGAGGTCGGCATTTTCTGTCAATTGAACGCCTCCCCACGTTCTTTCGCCGCGTGTCTCTCCTTCATTCGTCGTATCACAGATCACTCTCTCTTTTTCCTCCCACCCTCGCACACCCTCACACCATCTTCACTCGCGCTCtattattcaaatcatgaataaaagttaacaaactcatttattcaattatttctttcgtaaagattgagaaaaattatcaaatcaattaattaaattaaaaataatcctcatgtgttatttaatttttttttccggATTAATTGTTtctaaataaacattttaaaaaacaaataaacaaacaacaaaaagaatagATTTAATATCTGTATTCTAtagttataataaaagaaaaaacatgaaatcaGTATTtcagtaattttaaaatatgacatGCATTACTGTAAaacagaaatattaattaattaagatgaatttgtttattaCAGATGCAGGAGGTTGGGTTTGGAGCCAAATTCATAGCGTGGATATAGAGTGATGCAAATAAAGGCGCGTGGATGGAGTGTTTTCTTCCTTAACTTAATCCACACGTCGGTTAGCACCTTTTGATTTTCTTAATCGCGGATAGTGCGCGTGATGGCAAGTATAAATGGTGTCCCACTCTTGCAGCTTAAATCATCCAACTCAATTCATTTCTCTTCTCAGAAACTCATCAGTTTGCTTTTGCAGTGCCAACTAAGTCTCTTTTGTTGAGTTTGTTATTGTTGTAAAATCAGTTACAGATCCGATCATGGCAGAGGAAAGCCAGAACAAGTTCGAGTCCCCTCAGAGCAGTGAGGTGGAGGTCCAGGATCGTGGAGTTTTCGACTTTCTCGgtaagaaaaaggaagaagagaagccTCAGGAAGAGGTGATCGTCACCGAGTTTGAAAAGGTCACAGTGTCAgaggagaagaaggaagaagaaggagagaaGAAGCACAGCCTCTTGGAAAAGCTTCACCGATCTGACAGCAGCTCTAGCTCTGTAagtctttcttttcatttccatgcaaatatctatatatttctGTGTATAAGTTTGTCAACCTCTTCATGCAGTAGTTGTTGATTATATCATATCCTTTAATCAGtgttgaaatgtttttttatatgaaattttatgttaatgGATTAAAAAATACTGATGAATATCCGTTTTATTAAACTATGAATGTGTTTGCAGTCAAGTGAGGAGGAAGGAGAAgatggagagaaaaagaagaagaagaagaaggaaaagaagaaaatcgaGGAGGACACAAGCGTTCCAGTTGAGAAAGTGGAGGTTGTTGAAACTGAGGAAAAGAAGGGGTTCCTGGACAAGATTAAGGAGAAGCTACCAGGGCACAAGAAGACCGAGGAGGTTGCTTCTCCTCCGCCACCGGCACCACCTGCGGCGACCTCATCAGAACACGGTGAGGGTGGTCATCATGAAGGAGAAGGGAAGGAGAAGAAAGGTATATTGGAGAAGATAAAGGAGAAGCTTCCTGGTTACCACTCCAAAACAGAggaggagaaagaaaaggagagtgGTGGTCACTGAGATTGAGACAAGGCTTCTTTGTTGTTGGGTTTGTTGGAGATGATTGTGGTGTGCTTTGTTTTCCTTTCATCATATCAAAGCCTTGTGGGGTTTCTTATCTTTCGTGTTTCTTGATGCatactttactttttattattgtgtaTGTATCTATCTTGCATATACAAAAGCTTGTTTaggtttccttttttttctttctttttcataactTCGTTTGtttgaagtaaaagaaaaaaaaaatatgtattgaaACAAATTTAGTTCAATAATGTATTAATTATTCGTGTTTTAGGATTTCTTTTTTTGATAATCGTCGTCCTCTGAGCTTTTATGCTctctaataatgaaaaaaaattttaagaattttttttaacaattttttgataaagaATAGGttgttattgatttattttaaatatttttgtaaaagataaattgttaaaatattaggATCGTGCGTAGAATTCAACGAGTTTACGTCCTAATCCAATTGACTGAGATTGTACattatttgaaaatagtttaattgatttggcataaacattttattatcttACCAAATTTAAGCTTTGCTTTGATTTATCATGTGTTCACGTTCTTAAATTCAGAAAGTGAAGCatgaaataatcaatttgaAAGACTTTTCAGGTAGTGgatgataaattaaattgttaattttgaGCTTTTCTAGTGAAGGCTTTAATAATGCTACGGTTTACCAATAAATCATGAATGTTAACACGTTGCTCTTGATCTTGATTGGTAGCCAATACTTATCtaatattcaattaataaacaaggtttatttagatttttattttttcatatgttGTCCGTATAATTCTTATGACGGGTTTCatatgattttatgttttttatttt
This DNA window, taken from Vigna radiata var. radiata cultivar VC1973A chromosome 5, Vradiata_ver6, whole genome shotgun sequence, encodes the following:
- the LOC106760808 gene encoding dehydrin ERD14, with amino-acid sequence MAEESQNKFESPQSSEVEVQDRGVFDFLGKKKEEEKPQEEVIVTEFEKVTVSEEKKEEEGEKKHSLLEKLHRSDSSSSSSSEEEGEDGEKKKKKKKEKKKIEEDTSVPVEKVEVVETEEKKGFLDKIKEKLPGHKKTEEVASPPPPAPPAATSSEHGEGGHHEGEGKEKKGILEKIKEKLPGYHSKTEEEKEKESGGH